One genomic window of Scylla paramamosain isolate STU-SP2022 chromosome 20, ASM3559412v1, whole genome shotgun sequence includes the following:
- the LOC135110156 gene encoding uncharacterized protein LOC135110156, which produces MKDFHTKFTRRRTLRAISERQRVTLDVIQRWEVQHIEIQDTTPVTGVLYLDGMTSPVIDIADPAQVREQLLDMTEQKCHVYLGGIQTMHYRTFEDKIGLPGMLGTVVGDVKPFCGSRKIGLPGMLGTVVGDMKPFCGRQEGCVTVFGRQEGCVTASGMCRLGVESYGLEGLTSTEV; this is translated from the exons ATGAAGGACTTCCATACAAAGTTCACCAGGAGAAGGACCCTTCGGGCCATCAGCGAAAGGCAGCGAGTGACCCTGGACGTCATACAGAGGTGGGAGGTGCAGCACATTGAAATACAAGACACAACTCCTGTCACTGGTGTGCTCTACCTGGATGGGATGACATCGCCTGTCATTGATATTGCTGACCctgcacag GTTCGAGAGCAGCTGCTGGACATGACGGAGCAGAAATGCCACGTGTACCTCGGTGGGATCCAGACCATGCACTACAGAACATTCGAAGACAAGATAGGACTTCCAGGAATGCTGGGCACTGTAGTAGGGGATGTGAAACCCTTCTGTGGGAGCCGGAAGATAGGACTTCCAGGAATGCTGGGCACTGTAGTAGGGGATATGAAACCCTTctgtgggaggcaggagggatgtgtgacagtgtttgggaggcaggagggatgtgtgacagcatctggaatgTGCAGGCTGGGTGTTGAAAGCTATGGGTTAGAGGGTTTGACCTCCACTGAAGTGTAA